Proteins from a single region of Chaetodon trifascialis isolate fChaTrf1 chromosome 10, fChaTrf1.hap1, whole genome shotgun sequence:
- the ano5a gene encoding anoctamin-5 isoform X1, whose translation MHRITGKAGEDSLIEMSPTDSLSDDINGYHQHASSSAGSLQQGQFAIDKQQLSKDSVFFRDGVRRIDFVLSYVDDKDGERKQERRKVYEANLEKVGLELETEDKSESEDGKTSFVKVHAPWEVLATYADVLKIKVPFKANDIPDNSEMPMNWLSTPFRLPEHIMHPEPDYFTAPFNKSKSDFFLIDNKDTFFPPSTRNRIVYYILSRCSYIRDVCADKDKKGIKRLLNNGTYTAAFPLHDSRYWIRSRDPNCESERYNLYKYWARFLCFFKEQPLNLIKKYYGEKIGIYFAWLGFYTEMLLFAAIVGTICFIYGFLTYDDNEWSKEICSEEIGGKIVMCPLCDKKCGYWKLNTTCNSSWQSHLFDNVGTVFFAIFMGIWVTLFLELWKRRQARLEYEWDLVDFEEEQQQLQLRPEYETKCTNRKMNRITQEMEWVLDITATNLMGKLLLCWATVVLWISLIIACIIGVIAYRLAVYAAFASIMKDSPTTHLQVVGPFITPQLATSVTASCINFVIIMILNLMYERVAVWITDMEIPKTHLEYENKLTVKMFLFQFVNYYSSCFYVAFFKGKFVGYPGDYAYMFGKWSKLRNEECDPGGCLIELTTQLVIVMTGKQVWGNIQEALVPWLMNWWGSRKARSHPESLYSRWEQDHDLQGFGHLGLFYEYLEMVIQFGFITLFVASFPLAPLLALINNIIEVRVDSWKLTTQYRRPVAAKAHSIGAWLEILNGMAVLSVVTNAFIVAFTSDMIPRLVYMYAYQPEGEMNMKGYINNSLSVFNISEIPLANRPEDGENPFWFNSSITTCRYRDYRYPPGHEKQYSHTMQFWHILAAKLAFIIIMEHVVFLVKFFVAWMIPDVPSDVRARIKRERYLVQEYLHNYEVEKLKIQLSHNSPDECTCTPMIYPSLPKHEVLSECL comes from the exons ATGCACCGAATAACGGGGAAAGCGGGAGAGGACAGTTTAATTGAGATGAGCCCAACCGACTCTTTAAGCG ATGATATAAATGGCTACCACCAACATGCCTCATCCAGCGCAGGATCCCTCCAGCAGGGACAGTTTGCG ATTGACAAACAACAACTCAGTAAAGACTCCGTGTTCTTCCGTGATGGCGTGCGCAGGATTGATTTTGTCCTGTCCTACGTTGACGATAAAGATGGCGAGAGAAAACAG gagaggaggaaggtgtatgAGGCCAATCTGGAGAAAGTCGGCCTGGAGTTGGAGACAGAGGATAAATCG GAGTCAGAGGATGGAAAGACTTCCTTCGTGAAGGTCCACGCTCCATGGGAAGTGTTGGCCACCTACGCAGATGTGCTGAAGATCAAGGTCCCATTCAAGGCCAACGACATCCCAGACAACAGCGAGATGCCCATGAACTGGCTGTCCACTCCTTTTCGCCTGCCAGAGCACATCATGCACCCTGAGCCAGATTATTTCACAGCTCCCTTCAACAAGAGCAAGTCTGACTTCTTCCTGATCGACAACAAAGACACCTTCTTCCCCCCTTCTACTCGCAACAGGATA GTCTACTACATCCTGTCCCGCTGCTCGTACATCAGGGATGTTTGTGCCGACAAAGACAAGAAGGGAATCAAGAGGTTACTCAACAACGGCACCTACACTGCTGCCTTCCCGCTGCATGAT TCTAGGTACTGGATTAGATCAAGGGACCCGAACTGCGAAAGTGAGCGATACAACCTCTACAAATACTGGGCCAGATTCTTGTGTTTCTTCAAGGAGCAGCCCCTCAATCTTATAAA GAAGTATTATGGGGAGAAGATCGGTATTTATTTTGCCTGGCTGGGTTTCTACACTGAGATGTTGCTGTTTGCTGCAATAGTTGGAACAATTTGTTTCATCTATGGATTTCTCACTTACGATGACAACGAGTGGAG TAAAGAAATCTGCAGTGAGGAAATCGGAGGCAAGATTGTCATGTGTCCGCTGTGTGACAAGAAGTGTGGCTACTGGAAACTCAACACAACGTGCAACTCCTCATGG caaTCACACCTGTTTGACAATGTGGGAACGGTGTTTTTTGCCATATTTATGGGGATCTGGG TGACACTGTTTCTGGAGTTATGGAAGAGGCGGCAGGCTCGTCTCGAGTACGAGTGGGATCTTGTCGACTTTGAGGAGGagcaacaacagctgcagcttcgGCCGGAGTATGAGACCAAGTGCACCAACCGCAAGATGAACCGCATcactcag GAAATGGAGTGGGTTCTTGACATAACTGCCACAAATCTAATGGGGAAATTGCTTCTGTGCTGGGCCACCGTGGTACTCTGG ATCTCATTGATCATTGCCTGCATCATTGGGGTGATCGCGTACCGCCTGGCGGTATATGCAGCCTTCGCCAGCATCATGAAGGACAGTCCCACCACCCACCTGCAGGTGGTTGGCCCCTTTATCACGCCACAGCTGGCCACTTCTGTCACCGCCTCCTGCATCAACTTTGTCATCATCATGATCCTTAACCTCATGTATGAGAGAGTGGCTGTTTGGATCACTGATATGG AAATTCCCAAGACTCACCTGGAGTATGAGAACAAACTGACAGTGAAGATGTTCCTCTTCCAGTTTGTCAACTACTACTCCTCCTGCTTCTATGTGGCTTTTTTTAAGGGCAAGTTTGTCGGTTATCCTGGAGATTACGCTTATATGTTTGGCAAGTGGAGCAAACTGAGGAATGAAGAG TGTGACCCTGGTGGCTGTTTGATTGAGCTGACCACACAGCTGGTGATAGTGATGACTGGTAAACAGGTGTGGGGCAACATCCAGGAGGCTCTGGTCCC GTGGCTGATGAATTGGTGGGGCAGTAGGAAGGCACGGAGCCACCCAGAGAGCCTGTACAGCCGCTGGGAGCAGGACCATGACCTGCAGGGCTTTGGACACCTGGGCCTCTTCTACGAGTACCTGGAAATGG TGATCCAGTTTGGTTTCATCACGCTGTTCGTCGCCTCCTTCCCCCTGGCACCCCTGTTGGCCCTCATCAACAACATCATCGAGGTTAGAGTGGACTCCTGGAAGCTCACCACTCAGTACAGACGCCCTGTGGCAGCAAAGGCCCACAGCATCGGAGCCTGGCTGGAAATCCTCAACGGGATGGCTGTCCTCTCCGTTGTCACAAAT GCATTCATTGTGGCCTTCACCTCTGATATGATCCCTCGGCTTGTGTACATGTACGCCTACCAGCCAGAGGGTGAGATGAATATGAAAGGCTACATAAACAACAGCCTGTCTGTGTTTAATATCTCTGAGATCCCACTGGCCAACAGGCCCGAGGACGGAGAGAACCCTTTCTGGTTCAACAGCTCCATCACTACCTGCAG GTATCGTGATTACCGCTACCCTCCTGGCCATGAGAAGCAGTACTCCCACACCATGCAGTTCTGGCATATTCTGGCTGCCAAGTTGGCTTTCATCATTATCATGGAG CATGTCGTGTTCCTGGTCAAGTTCTTCGTCGCCTGGATGATTCCCGACGTTCCCTCTGACGTGAGGGCTCGGATAAAGAGAGAGCGCTACCTGGTGCAGGAGTATCTCCATAACTATGAAGTGGAGAAGCTGAAGATCCAGCTCAGCCACAACAGCCCCGATGAGTGTACCTGCACGCCCATGATCTACCCGTCTTTACCCAAACACGAGGTGCTGTCGGAGTGCCTCTAG
- the ano5a gene encoding anoctamin-5 isoform X3, whose protein sequence is MEIDKQQLSKDSVFFRDGVRRIDFVLSYVDDKDGERKQERRKVYEANLEKVGLELETEDKSESEDGKTSFVKVHAPWEVLATYADVLKIKVPFKANDIPDNSEMPMNWLSTPFRLPEHIMHPEPDYFTAPFNKSKSDFFLIDNKDTFFPPSTRNRIVYYILSRCSYIRDVCADKDKKGIKRLLNNGTYTAAFPLHDSRYWIRSRDPNCESERYNLYKYWARFLCFFKEQPLNLIKKYYGEKIGIYFAWLGFYTEMLLFAAIVGTICFIYGFLTYDDNEWSKEICSEEIGGKIVMCPLCDKKCGYWKLNTTCNSSWQSHLFDNVGTVFFAIFMGIWVTLFLELWKRRQARLEYEWDLVDFEEEQQQLQLRPEYETKCTNRKMNRITQEMEWVLDITATNLMGKLLLCWATVVLWISLIIACIIGVIAYRLAVYAAFASIMKDSPTTHLQVVGPFITPQLATSVTASCINFVIIMILNLMYERVAVWITDMEIPKTHLEYENKLTVKMFLFQFVNYYSSCFYVAFFKGKFVGYPGDYAYMFGKWSKLRNEECDPGGCLIELTTQLVIVMTGKQVWGNIQEALVPWLMNWWGSRKARSHPESLYSRWEQDHDLQGFGHLGLFYEYLEMVIQFGFITLFVASFPLAPLLALINNIIEVRVDSWKLTTQYRRPVAAKAHSIGAWLEILNGMAVLSVVTNAFIVAFTSDMIPRLVYMYAYQPEGEMNMKGYINNSLSVFNISEIPLANRPEDGENPFWFNSSITTCRYRDYRYPPGHEKQYSHTMQFWHILAAKLAFIIIMEHVVFLVKFFVAWMIPDVPSDVRARIKRERYLVQEYLHNYEVEKLKIQLSHNSPDECTCTPMIYPSLPKHEVLSECL, encoded by the exons ATGGAG ATTGACAAACAACAACTCAGTAAAGACTCCGTGTTCTTCCGTGATGGCGTGCGCAGGATTGATTTTGTCCTGTCCTACGTTGACGATAAAGATGGCGAGAGAAAACAG gagaggaggaaggtgtatgAGGCCAATCTGGAGAAAGTCGGCCTGGAGTTGGAGACAGAGGATAAATCG GAGTCAGAGGATGGAAAGACTTCCTTCGTGAAGGTCCACGCTCCATGGGAAGTGTTGGCCACCTACGCAGATGTGCTGAAGATCAAGGTCCCATTCAAGGCCAACGACATCCCAGACAACAGCGAGATGCCCATGAACTGGCTGTCCACTCCTTTTCGCCTGCCAGAGCACATCATGCACCCTGAGCCAGATTATTTCACAGCTCCCTTCAACAAGAGCAAGTCTGACTTCTTCCTGATCGACAACAAAGACACCTTCTTCCCCCCTTCTACTCGCAACAGGATA GTCTACTACATCCTGTCCCGCTGCTCGTACATCAGGGATGTTTGTGCCGACAAAGACAAGAAGGGAATCAAGAGGTTACTCAACAACGGCACCTACACTGCTGCCTTCCCGCTGCATGAT TCTAGGTACTGGATTAGATCAAGGGACCCGAACTGCGAAAGTGAGCGATACAACCTCTACAAATACTGGGCCAGATTCTTGTGTTTCTTCAAGGAGCAGCCCCTCAATCTTATAAA GAAGTATTATGGGGAGAAGATCGGTATTTATTTTGCCTGGCTGGGTTTCTACACTGAGATGTTGCTGTTTGCTGCAATAGTTGGAACAATTTGTTTCATCTATGGATTTCTCACTTACGATGACAACGAGTGGAG TAAAGAAATCTGCAGTGAGGAAATCGGAGGCAAGATTGTCATGTGTCCGCTGTGTGACAAGAAGTGTGGCTACTGGAAACTCAACACAACGTGCAACTCCTCATGG caaTCACACCTGTTTGACAATGTGGGAACGGTGTTTTTTGCCATATTTATGGGGATCTGGG TGACACTGTTTCTGGAGTTATGGAAGAGGCGGCAGGCTCGTCTCGAGTACGAGTGGGATCTTGTCGACTTTGAGGAGGagcaacaacagctgcagcttcgGCCGGAGTATGAGACCAAGTGCACCAACCGCAAGATGAACCGCATcactcag GAAATGGAGTGGGTTCTTGACATAACTGCCACAAATCTAATGGGGAAATTGCTTCTGTGCTGGGCCACCGTGGTACTCTGG ATCTCATTGATCATTGCCTGCATCATTGGGGTGATCGCGTACCGCCTGGCGGTATATGCAGCCTTCGCCAGCATCATGAAGGACAGTCCCACCACCCACCTGCAGGTGGTTGGCCCCTTTATCACGCCACAGCTGGCCACTTCTGTCACCGCCTCCTGCATCAACTTTGTCATCATCATGATCCTTAACCTCATGTATGAGAGAGTGGCTGTTTGGATCACTGATATGG AAATTCCCAAGACTCACCTGGAGTATGAGAACAAACTGACAGTGAAGATGTTCCTCTTCCAGTTTGTCAACTACTACTCCTCCTGCTTCTATGTGGCTTTTTTTAAGGGCAAGTTTGTCGGTTATCCTGGAGATTACGCTTATATGTTTGGCAAGTGGAGCAAACTGAGGAATGAAGAG TGTGACCCTGGTGGCTGTTTGATTGAGCTGACCACACAGCTGGTGATAGTGATGACTGGTAAACAGGTGTGGGGCAACATCCAGGAGGCTCTGGTCCC GTGGCTGATGAATTGGTGGGGCAGTAGGAAGGCACGGAGCCACCCAGAGAGCCTGTACAGCCGCTGGGAGCAGGACCATGACCTGCAGGGCTTTGGACACCTGGGCCTCTTCTACGAGTACCTGGAAATGG TGATCCAGTTTGGTTTCATCACGCTGTTCGTCGCCTCCTTCCCCCTGGCACCCCTGTTGGCCCTCATCAACAACATCATCGAGGTTAGAGTGGACTCCTGGAAGCTCACCACTCAGTACAGACGCCCTGTGGCAGCAAAGGCCCACAGCATCGGAGCCTGGCTGGAAATCCTCAACGGGATGGCTGTCCTCTCCGTTGTCACAAAT GCATTCATTGTGGCCTTCACCTCTGATATGATCCCTCGGCTTGTGTACATGTACGCCTACCAGCCAGAGGGTGAGATGAATATGAAAGGCTACATAAACAACAGCCTGTCTGTGTTTAATATCTCTGAGATCCCACTGGCCAACAGGCCCGAGGACGGAGAGAACCCTTTCTGGTTCAACAGCTCCATCACTACCTGCAG GTATCGTGATTACCGCTACCCTCCTGGCCATGAGAAGCAGTACTCCCACACCATGCAGTTCTGGCATATTCTGGCTGCCAAGTTGGCTTTCATCATTATCATGGAG CATGTCGTGTTCCTGGTCAAGTTCTTCGTCGCCTGGATGATTCCCGACGTTCCCTCTGACGTGAGGGCTCGGATAAAGAGAGAGCGCTACCTGGTGCAGGAGTATCTCCATAACTATGAAGTGGAGAAGCTGAAGATCCAGCTCAGCCACAACAGCCCCGATGAGTGTACCTGCACGCCCATGATCTACCCGTCTTTACCCAAACACGAGGTGCTGTCGGAGTGCCTCTAG
- the LOC139337498 gene encoding anoctamin-9, whose translation MPVHRRQPSIELLELMGVVRENGNEQTSLPPVHTPLSYDYVLVAKTVENQEKEAFKKQNEYIEELKKKNMKVTTIIDDDLVFYGIQAPKEFFEKYRYLLKVSDACNWSSDQNVVPLSTRIRIVHFILNHTPLRSGESLRDLMTMKVFEARFCLHEKKKQRELKESWARWTACLQGQPITAVRNYFGEKVALYYLWLGWYTYLLIPPALIGVIVFLYGLAFFNSSPLIKEVCEADTVMCPLCDKRCKVWQLSDTCTYAKVSLLFDNNGTVLFAMFMAVWATLFLEFWKRHRASYVCEWKVSDWCEEEEELILEIVNNANCEPKQYKHSYLRSTLVLICVTAMILVIIGLTHALVVFRVIAAVLLAEGSWEFLSNHSSSGAMMLGAVLHYLIITVMTRINRIVAMKLCAIEKTRSFAATEKSFTVKMFTFQFFTYFSSLFYVAFFLGRINGHPGGYVRIAGKWRLEECHPSGCLTDLFIQMAIIMVLKQTISNVFEFTGPWFCRWLKKRRTQKLQRKCAYCYLKDESEPKHGAELCDNCKLRNWLSNYRLNDVDSFSLFNEFLEMVIQFSFTTIFVAAFPLAPLLALINNVIEIRLDAIKMVTLERRLVPKKTNDIGVWIDILEAIGVLAVIANGLVIGISSDFIPRLVYRYRYGPCANNTATDIDCMAGYINNTLSVAQVGDQSILNEFSASQMVTASGLNVSHCSYKDYRSNEDYSFTPQFWLILAVRFAFVILFEHVVVICKFIAAWFVPSAPMQVKNDRLFDKLNRLKEELSSFEA comes from the exons ATGCCCGTCCACAGGAGGCAG CCCAGTATTGAACTACTGGAATTAATGGGAGTGGTGAGAGAGAACGGCAATGAACAGACATCACTTCCACCTGTG CACACTCCATTATCGTATGACTACGTCCTGGTCGCCAAAACAGTTGAGAACCAGGAGAAAGAGGCTTTCAAGAAGCAAAATGAATACATtgaagaactgaaaaaaaagaacatgaaagTCACA ACAATTATAGATGATGATCTCGTCTTCTATGGGATTCAGGCGCCTAAAGAATTTTTTGAGAAGTACAGGTATCTGCTCAAAGTGTCTGATGCTTGTAACTGGAGCTCGGATCAGAACGTCGTACCACTCAGCACCAG GATAAGGATTGTCCACTTCATCTTGAATCACACCCCTCTTCGATCAGGAG AGAGTTTGCGGGATCTTATGACGATGAAGGTTTTTGAGGCAAGGTTCTGCTTGCATGAG aaaaagaaacagagagagctgaAGGAGAGCTGGGCACGATGGACAGCCTGTCTCCAAGGGCAACCCATAACTGCTGTCAG GAACTACTTTGGGGAAAAGGTGGCCTTGTACTACCTGTGGTTGGGTTGGTACACATATCTGCTCATCCCGCCTGCTCTCATTGGGGTCATAGTCTTCCTTTATGGCCTTGCCTTCTTCAACAGTTCACCCCTCAT AAAGGAGGTTTGTGAGGCTGACACAGTCATGTGTCCACTTTGTGACAAGAGATGCAAAGTGTGGCAACTCTCCGACACCTGCACCTATGCCAAG GTGAGCCTGCTGTTCGATAACAATGGCACAGTGCTCTTTGCGATGTTCATGGCAGTGTGGG CAACACTGTTTTTGGAGTTCTGGAAGAGACACCGGGCTTCCTATGTGTGCGAATGGAAAGTGTCCGATTGGTGTGAGGAGGAG GAGGAACTGATCCTGGAAATTGTGAACAACGCCAACTGTGAACCAAAACAATATAAGCACTCCTATCTGCGCAGCACTCTGGTCTTAATCTGTGTCACAGCTATG ATATTGGTGATCATTGGCTTGACACATGCCTTGGTGGTGTTCAGGGTGATTGCAGCAGTGCTCTTGGCTGAGGGATCATGGGAGTTTCTGAGCAACCACTCGAGCAGCGGGGCAATGATGCTGGGGGCCGTCCTCCATTACCTCATCATCACGGTCATGACAAGG aTCAACAGGATTGTAGCCATGAAGCTCTGTGCAATAG AGAAAACAAGATCATTTGCTGCCACAGAGAAGAGTTTCACAGTCAAGATGTTCACCTTCCAGTTCTTCACCtatttctcctccctcttctacGTCGCCTTTTTTCTTGGCAG GATAAATGGCCATCCTGGTGGTTATGTCCGAATTGCAGGGAAATGGAGGCTAGAGGAG TGTCATCCTAGTGGGTGTCTCACAGACCTGTTCATCCAAATGGCGATCATAATGGTACTCAAGCAAACCATCAGCAACGTGTTCGAGTTCACTGGCCC CTGGTTCTGCAGGTGGTTGAAGAAAAGGAGGACCCAGAAGCTACAGAGGAAATGTGCCTACTGCTATCTGAAAGATGAATCAGAGCCCAAACATGGAGCTGAATTGTGTGACAACTGCAAGCTTCGAAACTGGCTCAGCAACTACCGGCTCAATGATGTTGACTCCTTCAGCCTGTTCAATGAGTTTTTGGAGATGG TGATCCAGTTCAGCTTCACCACCATATTTGTGGCAGCATTTCCTCTTGCTCCTCTGCTAGCCCTTATTAATAACGTCATTGAGATACGCTTGGATGCTATTAAAATGGTCACTCTGGAACGCAGACTGGTTCCCAAGAAAACCAACGATATTG GTGTGTGGATAGACATCTTGGAGGCCATCGGTGTCTTAGCTGTCATTGCGAACGGGCTGGTCATCGGTATATCTTCAGACTTCATCCCTCGATTGGTGTACCGTTACCGCTATGGCCCATGTGCCAACAACACAGCAACAGATATTGA CTGCATGGCTGGCTACATCAACAACACTCTCTCTGTTGCACAAGTGGGTGACCAGAGCATCCTGAATGAGTTTTCAGCCAGTCAGATGGTCACTGCTAGTGGCTTGAATGTCTCTCACTGCAG CTACAAAGACTACAGGAGCAATGAGGACTACAGTTTTACGCCACAGTTTTGGCTAATTTTAGCTGTGCGCTTTGCATTTGTCATCCTGTTTGAG caCGTTGTCGTCATATGCAAGTTCATTGCAGCCTGGTTTGTACCGAGCGCTCCCATGCAGGTCAAGAATGACAGACTCTTCGATAAACTCAACAGACTAAAAGAGGAGCTCAG
- the ano5a gene encoding anoctamin-5 isoform X2, producing MHRITGKAGEDSLIEMSPTDSLSDDINGYHQHASSSAGSLQQGQFAIDKQQLSKDSVFFRDGVRRIDFVLSYVDDKDGERKQERRKVYEANLEKVGLELETEDKSESEDGKTSFVKVHAPWEVLATYADVLKIKVPFKANDIPDNSEMPMNWLSTPFRLPEHIMHPEPDYFTAPFNKSKSDFFLIDNKDTFFPPSTRNRIVYYILSRCSYIRDVCADKDKKGIKRLLNNGTYTAAFPLHDSRYWIRSRDPNCESERYNLYKYWARFLCFFKEQPLNLIKKYYGEKIGIYFAWLGFYTEMLLFAAIVGTICFIYGFLTYDDNEWSKEICSEEIGGKIVMCPLCDKKCGYWKLNTTCNSSWQSHLFDNVGTVFFAIFMGIWVTLFLELWKRRQARLEYEWDLVDFEEEQQQLQLRPEYETKCTNRKMNRITQEMEPYLPITSKCARTCLSGATVLFWISLIIACIIGVIAYRLAVYAAFASIMKDSPTTHLQVVGPFITPQLATSVTASCINFVIIMILNLMYERVAVWITDMEIPKTHLEYENKLTVKMFLFQFVNYYSSCFYVAFFKGKFVGYPGDYAYMFGKWSKLRNEECDPGGCLIELTTQLVIVMTGKQVWGNIQEALVPWLMNWWGSRKARSHPESLYSRWEQDHDLQGFGHLGLFYEYLEMVIQFGFITLFVASFPLAPLLALINNIIEVRVDSWKLTTQYRRPVAAKAHSIGAWLEILNGMAVLSVVTNAFIVAFTSDMIPRLVYMYAYQPEGEMNMKGYINNSLSVFNISEIPLANRPEDGENPFWFNSSITTCRYRDYRYPPGHEKQYSHTMQFWHILAAKLAFIIIMEHVVFLVKFFVAWMIPDVPSDVRARIKRERYLVQEYLHNYEVEKLKIQLSHNSPDECTCTPMIYPSLPKHEVLSECL from the exons ATGCACCGAATAACGGGGAAAGCGGGAGAGGACAGTTTAATTGAGATGAGCCCAACCGACTCTTTAAGCG ATGATATAAATGGCTACCACCAACATGCCTCATCCAGCGCAGGATCCCTCCAGCAGGGACAGTTTGCG ATTGACAAACAACAACTCAGTAAAGACTCCGTGTTCTTCCGTGATGGCGTGCGCAGGATTGATTTTGTCCTGTCCTACGTTGACGATAAAGATGGCGAGAGAAAACAG gagaggaggaaggtgtatgAGGCCAATCTGGAGAAAGTCGGCCTGGAGTTGGAGACAGAGGATAAATCG GAGTCAGAGGATGGAAAGACTTCCTTCGTGAAGGTCCACGCTCCATGGGAAGTGTTGGCCACCTACGCAGATGTGCTGAAGATCAAGGTCCCATTCAAGGCCAACGACATCCCAGACAACAGCGAGATGCCCATGAACTGGCTGTCCACTCCTTTTCGCCTGCCAGAGCACATCATGCACCCTGAGCCAGATTATTTCACAGCTCCCTTCAACAAGAGCAAGTCTGACTTCTTCCTGATCGACAACAAAGACACCTTCTTCCCCCCTTCTACTCGCAACAGGATA GTCTACTACATCCTGTCCCGCTGCTCGTACATCAGGGATGTTTGTGCCGACAAAGACAAGAAGGGAATCAAGAGGTTACTCAACAACGGCACCTACACTGCTGCCTTCCCGCTGCATGAT TCTAGGTACTGGATTAGATCAAGGGACCCGAACTGCGAAAGTGAGCGATACAACCTCTACAAATACTGGGCCAGATTCTTGTGTTTCTTCAAGGAGCAGCCCCTCAATCTTATAAA GAAGTATTATGGGGAGAAGATCGGTATTTATTTTGCCTGGCTGGGTTTCTACACTGAGATGTTGCTGTTTGCTGCAATAGTTGGAACAATTTGTTTCATCTATGGATTTCTCACTTACGATGACAACGAGTGGAG TAAAGAAATCTGCAGTGAGGAAATCGGAGGCAAGATTGTCATGTGTCCGCTGTGTGACAAGAAGTGTGGCTACTGGAAACTCAACACAACGTGCAACTCCTCATGG caaTCACACCTGTTTGACAATGTGGGAACGGTGTTTTTTGCCATATTTATGGGGATCTGGG TGACACTGTTTCTGGAGTTATGGAAGAGGCGGCAGGCTCGTCTCGAGTACGAGTGGGATCTTGTCGACTTTGAGGAGGagcaacaacagctgcagcttcgGCCGGAGTATGAGACCAAGTGCACCAACCGCAAGATGAACCGCATcactcag GAAATGGAGCCATACTTACCCATAACAAGCAAGTGTGCACGCACATGTCTGTCTGGAGCCACCGTCCTATTCTGG ATCTCATTGATCATTGCCTGCATCATTGGGGTGATCGCGTACCGCCTGGCGGTATATGCAGCCTTCGCCAGCATCATGAAGGACAGTCCCACCACCCACCTGCAGGTGGTTGGCCCCTTTATCACGCCACAGCTGGCCACTTCTGTCACCGCCTCCTGCATCAACTTTGTCATCATCATGATCCTTAACCTCATGTATGAGAGAGTGGCTGTTTGGATCACTGATATGG AAATTCCCAAGACTCACCTGGAGTATGAGAACAAACTGACAGTGAAGATGTTCCTCTTCCAGTTTGTCAACTACTACTCCTCCTGCTTCTATGTGGCTTTTTTTAAGGGCAAGTTTGTCGGTTATCCTGGAGATTACGCTTATATGTTTGGCAAGTGGAGCAAACTGAGGAATGAAGAG TGTGACCCTGGTGGCTGTTTGATTGAGCTGACCACACAGCTGGTGATAGTGATGACTGGTAAACAGGTGTGGGGCAACATCCAGGAGGCTCTGGTCCC GTGGCTGATGAATTGGTGGGGCAGTAGGAAGGCACGGAGCCACCCAGAGAGCCTGTACAGCCGCTGGGAGCAGGACCATGACCTGCAGGGCTTTGGACACCTGGGCCTCTTCTACGAGTACCTGGAAATGG TGATCCAGTTTGGTTTCATCACGCTGTTCGTCGCCTCCTTCCCCCTGGCACCCCTGTTGGCCCTCATCAACAACATCATCGAGGTTAGAGTGGACTCCTGGAAGCTCACCACTCAGTACAGACGCCCTGTGGCAGCAAAGGCCCACAGCATCGGAGCCTGGCTGGAAATCCTCAACGGGATGGCTGTCCTCTCCGTTGTCACAAAT GCATTCATTGTGGCCTTCACCTCTGATATGATCCCTCGGCTTGTGTACATGTACGCCTACCAGCCAGAGGGTGAGATGAATATGAAAGGCTACATAAACAACAGCCTGTCTGTGTTTAATATCTCTGAGATCCCACTGGCCAACAGGCCCGAGGACGGAGAGAACCCTTTCTGGTTCAACAGCTCCATCACTACCTGCAG GTATCGTGATTACCGCTACCCTCCTGGCCATGAGAAGCAGTACTCCCACACCATGCAGTTCTGGCATATTCTGGCTGCCAAGTTGGCTTTCATCATTATCATGGAG CATGTCGTGTTCCTGGTCAAGTTCTTCGTCGCCTGGATGATTCCCGACGTTCCCTCTGACGTGAGGGCTCGGATAAAGAGAGAGCGCTACCTGGTGCAGGAGTATCTCCATAACTATGAAGTGGAGAAGCTGAAGATCCAGCTCAGCCACAACAGCCCCGATGAGTGTACCTGCACGCCCATGATCTACCCGTCTTTACCCAAACACGAGGTGCTGTCGGAGTGCCTCTAG